In Sorghum bicolor cultivar BTx623 chromosome 8, Sorghum_bicolor_NCBIv3, whole genome shotgun sequence, one genomic interval encodes:
- the LOC110429626 gene encoding 60S ribosomal protein L8: MGRVIRAQRKGAGSVFKSHTHHRKGPARFRSLDFGERNGYLKGVVTDVIHDPGRGAPLAKVTFRHPFRYKHQKELFVAAEGMYTGQFVYCGRRATLSIGNVLPLRGIPEGAVVCNVEHHVGDRGVFARASGDYAIVISHNPDNGTSRIKLPSGAKKIVPSSCRAMIGQVAGGGRTEKPMLKAGNAYHKYRVKRNCWPKVRGVAMNPVEHPHGGGNHQHIGHASTVRRDAPPGQKVGLIAARRTGRLRGQAAATAAKADKAT; this comes from the exons ATGGGTCGCGTGATCCGCGCGCAGCGTAAGGGTGCGGGGTCCGTCTTCAAGTCCCACACCCACCACCGCAAGGGCCCCGCCCGGTTCCGCTCCCTCGACTTCGGCGAGCGCAACGGGTACCTCAAGGGCGTCGTCACCGACGTCATCCACGACCCGGGCCGCGGCGCGCCGCTCGCCAAGGTCACCTTCCGCCACCCCTTCAGGTACAAGCACCAGAAGGAGCTCTTCGTCGCCGCCGAGGGCATGTACACGGGCCAGTTCGTCTACTGCGGCCGCCGCGCCACGCTCTCCATCGGCAACGTCCTGCCGCTCCGCGGGATCCCCGAGGGTGCCGTCGTCTGCAACGTCGAGCACCACGTCGGTGACCGTGGTGTCTTCGCCAGGGCCTCTGGGGACTACGCCATCGTGATCAGCCACAACCCTGACAACGGCACCTCGAG GATTAAGCTACCCTCTGGTGCCAAGAAGATTGTCCCCAGCAGCTGCCGTGCCATGATTGGGCAGGTCGCTGGTGGAGGCAGGACTGAGAAGCCGATGCTGAAGGCTGGTAACGCGTACCACAAGTACCGTGTGAAGAGGAACTGCTGGCCTAAGGTGCGTGGTGTGGCCATGAACCCTGTGGAGCATCCCCACGGAGGAGGTAACCACCAGCACATTGGTCACGCCTCCACCGTCCGCCGTGACGCTCCCCCTGGCCAGAAGGTCGGTCTCATTGCTGCCAGGAGGACTGGAAGGCTCAGGGGACAGGCTGCTGCCACTGCCGCCAAGGCTGACAAGGCCACCTAG